A section of the Candidatus Thioglobus autotrophicus genome encodes:
- a CDS encoding HupE/UreJ family protein — protein sequence MKLLSLLLLLINISVQADVVKPALVEVTIFNNKTLEVTIDLSLEAAMAGIGTQYKNTTDSPNSQTYDQLRSLEPGVLRERFKAFEVEFLNSLDLSVNHQAQVLALTNAKIDIVGYKKRPRKTVLTYQTPLDEWPKTLTWQYGKIHGDSALRWQIYKQDEYNWSQWQWLRDGSSSGVIDINHPESQSTAQRFFQFIDIGFDHVIPLGWDHILFIIGMALSSLLWRRLLLLVSVFTLAHTLTLGLAMTGVLEISARIVEPLIAFSIAYVAIENLLAHQSIKRKTIVVFIFGLIHGLGFASMLKNFEMAPDSFATTLIGFNVGVELAQVVIVLGVVGVLLILRRLKFNYRQLAIIPISILIAIIGFWWGIERLVG from the coding sequence ATGAAATTATTATCTTTATTATTGTTACTGATTAATATCTCTGTACAGGCGGATGTCGTTAAGCCGGCTTTGGTAGAGGTAACTATTTTTAACAATAAGACACTAGAAGTGACCATCGATTTGAGCCTTGAAGCGGCGATGGCGGGCATTGGGACACAGTATAAAAACACCACGGATTCGCCAAATTCACAGACGTATGATCAGCTGAGGTCACTCGAACCAGGGGTATTGCGCGAGCGTTTTAAGGCTTTTGAAGTAGAATTTTTAAACAGCCTTGATTTAAGTGTTAATCATCAAGCTCAAGTATTAGCCCTGACCAATGCAAAAATTGATATTGTCGGTTATAAAAAACGTCCTAGAAAAACCGTGTTGACGTATCAGACGCCACTTGATGAATGGCCCAAAACACTAACTTGGCAGTATGGAAAAATCCATGGTGATAGCGCTTTGCGTTGGCAAATATACAAACAAGACGAATACAATTGGAGTCAGTGGCAATGGTTGCGTGATGGTAGTTCTAGTGGGGTGATTGATATTAATCATCCAGAATCTCAAAGTACCGCACAGCGTTTTTTTCAATTTATTGATATTGGATTTGATCATGTGATTCCGCTAGGATGGGACCACATCTTGTTTATTATTGGCATGGCACTTTCGTCTTTATTATGGCGTCGACTGTTGTTATTAGTGAGTGTCTTTACTCTGGCACATACATTAACACTTGGCTTGGCGATGACAGGTGTTTTGGAAATATCGGCAAGAATTGTAGAGCCATTAATCGCTTTTTCTATTGCTTATGTGGCGATAGAAAATCTACTCGCGCACCAATCGATTAAACGTAAAACCATTGTTGTCTTTATTTTTGGACTTATACATGGTTTGGGTTTTGCCAGCATGCTTAAGAATTTTGAAATGGCGCCTGATTCCTTTGCCACCACGTTAATTGGTTTTAATGTCGGTGTAGAGTTAGCTCAAGTGGTGATTGTGCTAGGTGTAGTTGGCGTCTTACTGATACTCCGAAGACTGAAATTTAATTATCGACAATTGGCCATCATCCCTATTTCAATATTGATTGCAATTATCGGATTTTGGTGGGGGATAGAACGTCTGGTTGGATAA
- a CDS encoding KpsF/GutQ family sugar-phosphate isomerase — MSDTLLKSAQQVILTEARAVTQLAERLDQSFVNACTLIQNCTGKVVLIGMGKSGHIGNKIAATFASTGTPAFAVHPGEAGHGDLGMIEKNDVAICISYSGESDEIMTLVPVIKRLGASIIGMTGNANSSIAQISDVHLDVSVEKEACPHNLAPTSSTTVALAMGDALAVSILTSKGFSPDDFARSHPSGALGRRLLTFVHNIMKTGDEIPIVSADTKLLDALLVMSQKALGMVLITNNNHLEGIFTDGDLRRVLETQSDIQNLQIKEVMISNCKTILADKPAMAAVQMMDEFNLNSLPVVDESNQVLGAINTHTLMQAKII, encoded by the coding sequence ATGTCTGACACCTTATTAAAATCTGCCCAACAAGTTATCTTAACTGAGGCGCGTGCTGTTACCCAGTTAGCTGAACGACTTGACCAAAGTTTTGTCAATGCTTGTACGCTTATTCAAAATTGCACAGGTAAGGTGGTTTTAATTGGCATGGGGAAATCAGGCCATATTGGTAATAAAATTGCCGCTACTTTTGCCTCCACAGGCACGCCAGCTTTTGCCGTACATCCAGGGGAAGCTGGACATGGCGACCTTGGCATGATTGAGAAAAATGATGTGGCTATCTGTATTTCTTATTCAGGAGAATCTGATGAAATCATGACGCTTGTTCCTGTTATCAAGCGCCTAGGTGCATCGATTATCGGTATGACAGGCAACGCCAATTCCTCGATTGCTCAAATTAGTGATGTACATTTAGATGTAAGTGTTGAAAAAGAGGCTTGCCCACATAACTTGGCACCAACCTCTTCAACCACAGTAGCACTGGCTATGGGTGATGCGCTAGCTGTTAGTATTTTGACCAGTAAAGGTTTTAGCCCAGATGATTTTGCACGTTCACACCCCTCAGGTGCACTCGGCAGAAGACTACTAACCTTTGTTCATAATATCATGAAAACAGGTGACGAGATTCCTATAGTGAGCGCCGATACCAAGCTGCTAGACGCTCTACTAGTCATGAGTCAAAAGGCATTAGGCATGGTGCTTATCACTAATAACAATCATCTAGAAGGCATCTTTACTGATGGTGATTTGCGTCGTGTACTAGAAACACAATCTGATATTCAAAATTTGCAAATTAAAGAGGTGATGATATCAAATTGCAAAACCATTCTAGCGGACAAGCCAGCCATGGCTGCTGTACAAATGATGGATGAATTTAATCTAAATTCTCTGCCTGTTGTTGATGAGTCTAACCAGGTATTGGGAGCGATCAACACCCACACTCTAATGCAAGCCAAAATTATCTAA
- a CDS encoding low molecular weight protein-tyrosine-phosphatase, which translates to MSDEKTKILFVCMGNICRSPTAEGAFRSQVVKRGIEHLFEIDSAGTHAYHIGEQPDARSQVSATKYQVDLSSQQARQVHESDFYHYDYIFAMDESNLFNMRNICPQEQQFKLSLMLDNIPNNQMKSVPDPYFEGRFDEVFEMLNRASKFLLERLAKKA; encoded by the coding sequence ATGAGTGACGAAAAAACCAAAATTTTATTTGTGTGTATGGGTAATATTTGCCGTTCTCCCACGGCAGAAGGTGCATTTAGATCGCAAGTAGTGAAGCGCGGCATTGAGCATTTATTTGAAATTGATTCTGCTGGCACACACGCTTACCATATTGGTGAGCAGCCTGATGCTAGATCGCAAGTATCGGCCACTAAGTATCAGGTCGATTTATCCAGTCAGCAAGCGCGTCAGGTACATGAAAGTGATTTTTATCATTATGATTATATTTTTGCTATGGACGAGTCAAATTTATTCAACATGCGAAATATTTGCCCTCAAGAACAACAATTTAAACTGTCTTTGATGCTGGATAATATTCCTAACAATCAAATGAAAAGTGTGCCAGACCCATATTTCGAGGGCCGATTCGATGAGGTTTTTGAAATGCTAAATCGAGCCAGTAAGTTTTTATTAGAGCGCTTAGCGAAAAAGGCCTAA
- the rpsL gene encoding 30S ribosomal protein S12 has translation MSTVNQLVRNPRKKKIVKSGVPALDSCPQKRGVCTRVYTTTPKKPNSALRKVARVRLTNSAEVTTYIGGEGHNLQEHSVILIRGGRVKDLPGVRYHTVRGALDTVGVDGRMQGRSKYGTKKPKK, from the coding sequence ATGTCAACAGTTAATCAATTGGTACGTAATCCACGTAAAAAGAAGATTGTAAAAAGTGGCGTGCCAGCATTAGACAGCTGCCCTCAAAAACGTGGCGTATGTACTCGTGTATATACAACTACCCCTAAGAAGCCTAACTCAGCATTACGTAAAGTTGCTCGTGTAAGACTGACTAATTCAGCCGAAGTTACTACCTACATTGGTGGTGAAGGTCACAACTTACAAGAACACTCAGTGATTCTTATTCGTGGTGGTCGTGTTAAAGATCTACCTGGTGTTCGTTACCACACAGTTCGTGGTGCATTAGATACCGTGGGTGTTGATGGCAGAATGCAAGGTCGTTCTAAGTATGGTACTAAGAAGCCTAAGAAATAA
- the rpsG gene encoding 30S ribosomal protein S7, whose amino-acid sequence MRRRSAPKREILPDPKFGDLVLAKFVNILMLDGKKSVAEKIVYDALDTIEAKGNAEPIEVFKQALDNIGPQVEIKSRRVGGSTYQVPIEVRAERKIALAMRWIIEASRKRGEKGMKLRLAGEVLDAVQNRGTAFKKKEDTHRMAEANKAFAHFRW is encoded by the coding sequence ATGAGAAGAAGATCCGCCCCTAAAAGAGAAATCCTACCAGACCCGAAGTTTGGTGATTTAGTATTAGCTAAGTTTGTAAACATCTTAATGTTAGATGGTAAAAAATCAGTAGCTGAGAAGATCGTTTATGATGCGTTAGATACAATTGAAGCTAAAGGTAATGCTGAGCCAATTGAAGTATTCAAACAAGCCCTAGATAACATCGGACCACAGGTTGAGATTAAGTCTCGCCGTGTTGGTGGTTCAACTTACCAAGTTCCAATCGAAGTAAGAGCTGAACGTAAAATTGCGCTAGCCATGCGTTGGATTATTGAAGCATCACGTAAGCGTGGTGAAAAAGGTATGAAGCTTAGACTAGCAGGCGAAGTATTAGACGCGGTTCAAAATCGTGGTACTGCATTTAAGAAGAAAGAAGACACTCACAGAATGGCTGAAGCAAACAAAGCGTTTGCTCACTTCCGCTGGTAA